A single Euwallacea similis isolate ESF13 chromosome 1, ESF131.1, whole genome shotgun sequence DNA region contains:
- the unc-104 gene encoding kinesin-like protein unc-104 isoform X5: MSSVKVAVRVRPFNNREITRECKCIIKMGGNTTTIANPKAEPNNKEAIKSFNFDYSYWSHDYTDPEFSSQLLVYKDIGEEMLQHSFDGYNVCIFAYGQTGAGKSYTMMGKQEEGQEGIIPQICKELFRKIRDSNENDIKFSVEVSYMEIYCERVRDLLNPKNKGNLKVREHPLLGPYVEDLSKLAVTSYEDIHELIDEGNKARTVAATNMNETSSRSHAVFTIFFTQQRYDETTQLTTEKVSKISLVDLAGSERADSTGAKGTRLKEGANINKSLTTLGKVISALAEIASKNKKSKKADFIPYRDSVLTWLLRENLGGNSKTAMIAAISPADINYDETLSTLRYADRAKQIVCKAVVNEDANAKLIRELKEEIQKLRELLKQEGIEVHEGPDGKIIYEKKDQPRMDMVERNNKENEKRARTQSTTAEEAVDQLQASEKLIAELNETWEEKLKKTEAIRIEREAVFAEMGVAIKDGNTVGIFSPKRTPHLVNLNEDPYMSECLIYYIKDGVTRIGSAEANCPQDVQLSGSHIKPEHCIFENKDRKITLIPLNGALMYVNGREVTEPIVLKTGSRVILGKNHVFRFTHPDEVREMREKNTPAETVDWNFAQNELLEKQGVDLKAEMQKKLVTLEEQYRKEKEAADQAFDEQRKSYEARIDALQKQVEEQIMTMSTYSSYTPEDFSNDNDIFVNPLFDAECNWTEKEFELAATAWRKWKHHQFTSLRDDLWGNAIFLKEANAISVELKKKVQFQFTLLTDTLYSPLPPDLRPVIDYDHEDEAAVSRTIVAVEVQDLKNGATHYWSLDKLRQRLELMREMYHNEAEMSPTSPDYNVESLTGGDPFYDRFPWFRMVGRGFVYLSNLLYPVTLIHKVAIVSEKGDVRGYLRVAVQAVMDEDNSDQVGVRQSARIAFESTPKAVIDRNIHNMEDRIIEGHNNIDPIKLEELIECDADSGRGDSSVSSDVKEEEIPEHIMLGKEFTFRVTVLQAVGISTEYADVFCQFNFLHRHDEAFSTEPVKNTGKGTPLGFYHVQNITVTCTKSFLEYIRTQPIVFEVFGHYQQHPLHKDAKLEGSLRQPPRRMLPPSIPISQPVRSSKFGALPSPCTAHIHAKVDVLVWFEICELAPNGEYVPVVVEHSDDLPCRGLFLLHQGIQRRIRITIVHDQASEIKWRDVRELVVGRIRNSPESEEDEDTDNSVLSLGLFPGEYLEISGDDRVMFRFEAAWDSSLHNSPLLNRVTSPGEQIFMTISAYLELENCGRPAIITKDLSMVMYGRDARTGPRSLKHLFSGAYRNAEANRLSGVYELLLRRASEAGSPGVQRRQRRVLDTSSTYVRGEENLHGWRPRGDSLIFDHQWELEKLTRLEEVERVRHTLLLRERLGLDRYHNHKNKFQLEYTTKSEKEVCNMVAKNNLNQSYQANNDATYEYCERENQLLNKCVRLIQGKPRDNKDLKNNEVTSPTDEMTDMSTSMVSSVMTNSSIELCSPERTPLIGECAPFPSMPASPPGPRDPELVLYVPDMEEIRISPVVARKGYLNVLEHKTHGWKKRWVAVRRPYVFIFRDEKDPVERALINLATAQVEYSEDQLAMVRVPNTFSVVSKHRGYLLQTLHEKEVHDWLYAINPLLAGQIRSKSARRQPSNKEKEVNSDTTVTVTAK, encoded by the exons ATGTCTTCGGTGAAGGTGGCGGTCCGGGTACGACCGTTCAATAACAGGGAAATCACCAGGGAGTgtaaatgtataataaaaatgggCGGCAACACTACCA CCATAGCGAACCCCAAGGCAGAACCCAACAACAAAGAAGCGATCAAAAGCTTCAACTTCGACTACTCCTATTGGTCCCATGAT TACACAGATCCAGAGTTCTCCTCCCAGCTCCTGGTCTACAAAGACATAGGCGAGGAGATGCTGCAGCACTCCTTCGACGGTTACAACGTGTGCATTTTCGCTTACGGCCAGACTGGCGCTGGCAAATCCTACACAATGATGGGCAAGCAGGAGGAAGGACAGGAGGGCATAATCCCCCAAATCTGTAAGGAGCTGTTCAGGAAAATCCGGGACAGCAACGAGAACGACATAAAGTTCTCGGTGGAAGTGAGCTACATGGAGATATACTGCGAGCGGGTCAGGGACTTGCTGAACCCCAAGAACAAGGGGAATTTGAAGGTGCGGGAGCACCCTTTGTTGGGGCCATATGTGGAGGATTTGAGCAAGTTAGCGGTTACCAGTTATGAGGACATTCACGAGCTCATCGATGAGGGAAATAAAGCGCGGACAGTGGCCGCTACTAACATGAATGAAACTAGCTCGAGGTCTCACGCAGTCTTTACTATATTTTTCACTCAGCAAAG GTATGACGAAACTACTCAGTTGACTACCGAGAAGGTGTCGAAAATTTCCCTCGTGGACTTGGCAGGCTCGGAAAGGGCCGACTCGACCGGGGCCAAGGGGACTCGGTTGAAAGAGGGCGCAAACATCAACAAGAGCCTTACCACTTTGGGCAAAGTTATATCGGCCTTAGCAGAAATC GCCTCTAAGAACAAAAAGTCGAAAAAGGCGGACTTCATCCCCTACAGAGATTCAGTGCTCACATGGCTGCTGCGCGAAAACTTGGGCGGAAACAGCAAAACTGCTATGATAGCTGCCATCTCTCCTGCTGACATCAACTATGACGAAACCCTGTCCACCTTAAG ATATGCAGATCGAGCCAAGCAGATCGTCTGCAAGGCTGTCGTCAACGAGGACGCCAACGCCAAACTCATCAGGGAGCTTAAAgaagaaatccaaaaactACGCGAACTGCTTAAGCAAGAGGGAATCGAAGTTCACGAAG GTCCCGATGGCAAAATAATTTACGAAAAGAAGGACCAGCCTC GTATGGACATGGTGGAACGCAACAACAAGGAAAACGAGAAGCGGGCCCGAACACAGTCGACAACTGCAGAGGAGGCAGTGGACCAACTTCAAGCCAGCGAAAAACTCATTGCAG AACTCAACGAAACTTGGGaagaaaagcttaaaaaaaccGAAGCTATCCGCATCGAAAGAGAAGCGGTTTTCGCAGAAATGGGCGTGGCAATAAAGGACGGCAACACTGTGGGGATATTCTCCCCGAAGCGCACTCCACACTTGGTCAACTTGAACGAGGACCCCTACATGTCGGAATGCCTCATCTACTACATCAAAGACGGGGTGACACGTATCGGGTCCGCGGAAGCCAATTGTCCTCAGGACGTCCAGCTATCCGGGTCACATATCAAACCCGAGCACTGCATTTTCGAAAACAAAGATAGGAAAATCACCCTGATTCCCCTGAATGGGGCCCTGATGTATGTCAATGGTAGGGAAGTTACCGAGCCAATAGTGCTCAAGACGGGCTCCAGGGTGATCCTGGGCAAGAATCACGTATTCCGATTCACACATCCCGATGAAGTGAGAGAGATGCGCGAGAAGAACACTCCCGCTGAAACTGTGGACTGGAACTTCGCGCAGAACGAACTTTTAGAGAAGCAGGGTGTTGATTTGAAGGCGGAAATGCAGAAGAAGTTGGTTACGTTGGAGGAGCAGTACCGTAAGGAGAAGGAGGCAGCTGATCAGGCCTTTGACGAGCAGAGAAAG AGCTATGAAGCGAGAATTGATGCCCTGCAGAAACAGGTTGAGGAACAGATAATGACCATGTCTACTTATAGTTCTTATACTCCAGAGGACTTCAGCAATGACAATGACATATTCG TGAACCCTCTGTTTGATGCAGAGTGCAACTGGACTGAAAAGGAATTCGAACTAGCGGCCACTGCTTGGCGCAAGTGGAAACATCACCAATTCACTTCCCTTCGGGACGATTTATGGGGCAATGCAATTTTCCTCAAAGAAGCCAACGCCATCAGCGTGGAACTTAAGAAGAAG GTGCAATTTCAATTCACACTCCTCACAGACACATTGTACTCACCTCTGCCGCCGGATTTGCGGCCGGTGATCGATTATGACCACGAAGACGAGGCCGCAGTGTCCAGAACTATTGTCGCTGTTGAGGTGCAAGATCTTAAGAACGGAGCAACACATTACTGGTCTTTGGATAAATTGCG TCAACGTTTGGAGTTAATGCGCGAAATGTACCACAACGAGGCAGAAATGTCCCCAACTTCCCCTGATTATAATGTGGAATCCCTCACCGGAGGAGATCCATTCTACGACAGATTCCCATGGTTCCGAATGGTAGGCCGAGGTTTCGTCTACCTCAGCAACCTCCTTTACCCAGTTACCCTCATCCATAAAGTGGCGATTGTGAGCGAAAAGGGAGACGTGAGAGGTTACTTGAGGGTGGCAGTGCAAGCTGTTATGGACGAAGACAATTCGGACCAAGTGGGAGTGAGGCAAAGCGCGCGGATTGCTTTTGAGTCTACTCCTAAAG CAGTCATTGATCGTAACATCCACAATATGGAGGACAGAATAATCGAGGGACACAACAACATCGATCCAATCAAGTTGGAAGAGTTGATTGAGTGCGATGCCGATTCAGGGAGAGGGGACAGTTCGGTCTCTTCTGACGTGAAAGAGGAGGAGATTCCCGAGCATATTATGCTAGGGAAGGAGTTTACTTTTAGGGTTACAGTGTTGCAGGCAGTGGGCATTTCCACTGAGTATGCGGACGTTTTTTGTCAGTTCAA TTTTCTTCATAGACACGATGAAGCATTTTCAACAGAACCAGTGAAAAACACTGGCAAAGGCACCCCTCTTGGGTTCTACCACGTTCAAAAT ATTACTGTCACATGCACTAAATCCTTTCTCGAATACATCAGAACCCAGCCGATAGTATTCGAAGTGTTTGGCCATTACCAGCAACATCCTTTGCACAAAGATGCCAAGCTGGAGGGCAGTCTGAGGCAACCTCCTCGCAGAATGCTACCCCCCTCTATTCCTATCTCTCAGCCCGTACGATCAAGTAAATTCGGGGCTTTGCCTAGTCCATGCACTGCACACATTCACGCGAAG GTGGATGTGCTGGTTTGGTTTGAGATTTGTGAACTGGCTCCTAATGGAGAGTACGTGCCTGTGGTAGTCGAGCACAGCGACGATTTGCCGTGTAGAGGGTTGTTTTTGCTTCACCAG GGCATTCAACGCCGAATCCGTATTACCATAGTGCACGATCAGGCCTCCGAAATCAAATGGAGGGATGTGCGAGAATTGGTTGTTGGGCGCATCAGAAACTCTCCCGAATCTGAAGAGGACGAAGACACCGACAACTCTGTCCTGTCTTTAGGTTTATTCCCAG GGGAATACTTGGAGATTTCAGGAGATGATCGAGTTATGTTTAGGTTCGAGGCCGCTTGGGACAGTTCCCTGCACAACTCTCCCCTTTTGAATAGGGTGACGTCTCCCGGGGAGCAAATATTTATGACTATCTCTGCCTATTTAGAA TTGGAGAATTGCGGTCGGCCTGCCATAATAACTAAAGACTTGAGCATGGTGATGTATGGGAGGGACGCTCGCACTGGTCCTAGATCATTGAAACACCTGTTTTCGGGCGCTTATAGAAATGCCGAGGCCAACAGGCTTTCTGGGGTGTATGAGTTGCTGTTGAGACGCGCCAGCGAAGCAGGTAGTCCAG gcGTCCAAAGACGTCAAAGACGCGTCCTAGACACCAGCTCCACTTACGTGCGAGGAGAGGAAAATCTTCACGGCTGGCGCCCACGTGGGGATTCTCTGATATTCGACCATCAATGGGAATTGGAGAAGCTCACCCGATTGGAGGAAGTAGAGAG GGTGCGCCATACTCTGTTATTGCGGGAGAGATTGGGCCTGGATCGGTACCacaatcataaaaacaaattccagCTGGAATACACCACCAAGAGCGAAAAGGAGGTGTGCAATATGGTGGCCAAGAACAATCTAAATCAGTCCTACCAAG cCAACAACGACGCAACCTACGAATACTGCGAGCGTGAGAATCAGCTGCTCAACAAGTGCGTTCGCTTGATCCAAGGCAAGCCTCGAGACAACAAAGacctgaaaaataatgaagttacCAGTCCCACTGACGAAATGACCGATATGAGCACCAGCATGGTCTCTAGCGTTATGACGAATAGTTCCATTGAGCTGTGCTCTCCTGAAAGGACGCCCTTGATTGGTGAATGCGCCCCTTTCCCGTCGATGCCGGCTTCCCCTCCAG GACCTAGAGACCCAGAGTTGGTACTCTACGTGCCTGACATGGAGGAAATCAGAATTTCTCCAGTGGTGGCGCGCAAAGGTTATCTCAACGTCTTGGAGCATAAAACCCATGGATGGAAGAAGCGATGGGTG GCGGTGCGCAGACCGTACGTTTTTATCTTCCGCGACGAAAAAGACCCGGTAGAACGCGCCCTGATCAATTTAGCCACAGCTCAAGTAGAGTACTCAGAAGATCAGCTGGCCATG GTGCGAGTTCCCAATACATTCAGTGTGGTGAGTAAACATCGGGGCTATCTCTTGCAGACTTTACACGAAAAAGAGGTTCACGATTGGTTGTACGCCATTAATCCGTTGTTGGCCGGACAAATTCGCTCGAAATCTGCAAGGAGACAACCCTCAAACAAAGAAAAAGAGGTAAACTCTGACACAACGGTGACTGTAACGGCGAAATGA
- the unc-104 gene encoding kinesin-like protein unc-104 isoform X6, translated as MSSVKVAVRVRPFNNREITRECKCIIKMGGNTTTIANPKAEPNNKEAIKSFNFDYSYWSHDYTDPEFSSQLLVYKDIGEEMLQHSFDGYNVCIFAYGQTGAGKSYTMMGKQEEGQEGIIPQICKELFRKIRDSNENDIKFSVEVSYMEIYCERVRDLLNPKNKGNLKVREHPLLGPYVEDLSKLAVTSYEDIHELIDEGNKARTVAATNMNETSSRSHAVFTIFFTQQRYDETTQLTTEKVSKISLVDLAGSERADSTGAKGTRLKEGANINKSLTTLGKVISALAEIASKNKKSKKADFIPYRDSVLTWLLRENLGGNSKTAMIAAISPADINYDETLSTLRYADRAKQIVCKAVVNEDANAKLIRELKEEIQKLRELLKQEGIEVHEGMDMVERNNKENEKRARTQSTTAEEAVDQLQASEKLIAELNETWEEKLKKTEAIRIEREAVFAEMGVAIKDGNTVGIFSPKRTPHLVNLNEDPYMSECLIYYIKDGVTRIGSAEANCPQDVQLSGSHIKPEHCIFENKDRKITLIPLNGALMYVNGREVTEPIVLKTGSRVILGKNHVFRFTHPDEVREMREKNTPAETVDWNFAQNELLEKQGVDLKAEMQKKLVTLEEQYRKEKEAADQAFDEQRKSYEARIDALQKQVEEQIMTMSTYSSYTPEDFSNDNDIFECNWTEKEFELAATAWRKWKHHQFTSLRDDLWGNAIFLKEANAISVELKKKVQFQFTLLTDTLYSPLPPDLRPVIDYDHEDEAAVSRTIVAVEVQDLKNGATHYWSLDKLRQRLELMREMYHNEAEMSPTSPDYNVESLTGGDPFYDRFPWFRMVGRGFVYLSNLLYPVTLIHKVAIVSEKGDVRGYLRVAVQAVMDEDNSDQVGVRQSARIAFESTPKAVIDRNIHNMEDRIIEGHNNIDPIKLEELIECDADSGRGDSSVSSDVKEEEIPEHIMLGKEFTFRVTVLQAVGISTEYADVFCQFNFLHRHDEAFSTEPVKNTGKGTPLGFYHVQNITVTCTKSFLEYIRTQPIVFEVFGHYQQHPLHKDAKLEGSLRQPPRRMLPPSIPISQPVRSSKFGALPSPCTAHIHAKVDVLVWFEICELAPNGEYVPVVVEHSDDLPCRGLFLLHQGIQRRIRITIVHDQASEIKWRDVRELVVGRIRNSPESEEDEDTDNSVLSLGLFPGEYLEISGDDRVMFRFEAAWDSSLHNSPLLNRVTSPGEQIFMTISAYLELENCGRPAIITKDLSMVMYGRDARTGPRSLKHLFSGAYRNAEANRLSGVYELLLRRASEAGVQRRQRRVLDTSSTYVRGEENLHGWRPRGDSLIFDHQWELEKLTRLEEVERVRHTLLLRERLGLDRYHNHKNKFQLEYTTKSEKEVCNMVAKNNLNQSYQANNDATYEYCERENQLLNKCVRLIQGKPRDNKDLKNNEVTSPTDEMTDMSTSMVSSVMTNSSIELCSPERTPLIGECAPFPSMPASPPGPRDPELVLYVPDMEEIRISPVVARKGYLNVLEHKTHGWKKRWVAVRRPYVFIFRDEKDPVERALINLATAQVEYSEDQLAMVRVPNTFSVVSKHRGYLLQTLHEKEVHDWLYAINPLLAGQIRSKSARRQPSNKEKEVNSDTTVTVTAK; from the exons ATGTCTTCGGTGAAGGTGGCGGTCCGGGTACGACCGTTCAATAACAGGGAAATCACCAGGGAGTgtaaatgtataataaaaatgggCGGCAACACTACCA CCATAGCGAACCCCAAGGCAGAACCCAACAACAAAGAAGCGATCAAAAGCTTCAACTTCGACTACTCCTATTGGTCCCATGAT TACACAGATCCAGAGTTCTCCTCCCAGCTCCTGGTCTACAAAGACATAGGCGAGGAGATGCTGCAGCACTCCTTCGACGGTTACAACGTGTGCATTTTCGCTTACGGCCAGACTGGCGCTGGCAAATCCTACACAATGATGGGCAAGCAGGAGGAAGGACAGGAGGGCATAATCCCCCAAATCTGTAAGGAGCTGTTCAGGAAAATCCGGGACAGCAACGAGAACGACATAAAGTTCTCGGTGGAAGTGAGCTACATGGAGATATACTGCGAGCGGGTCAGGGACTTGCTGAACCCCAAGAACAAGGGGAATTTGAAGGTGCGGGAGCACCCTTTGTTGGGGCCATATGTGGAGGATTTGAGCAAGTTAGCGGTTACCAGTTATGAGGACATTCACGAGCTCATCGATGAGGGAAATAAAGCGCGGACAGTGGCCGCTACTAACATGAATGAAACTAGCTCGAGGTCTCACGCAGTCTTTACTATATTTTTCACTCAGCAAAG GTATGACGAAACTACTCAGTTGACTACCGAGAAGGTGTCGAAAATTTCCCTCGTGGACTTGGCAGGCTCGGAAAGGGCCGACTCGACCGGGGCCAAGGGGACTCGGTTGAAAGAGGGCGCAAACATCAACAAGAGCCTTACCACTTTGGGCAAAGTTATATCGGCCTTAGCAGAAATC GCCTCTAAGAACAAAAAGTCGAAAAAGGCGGACTTCATCCCCTACAGAGATTCAGTGCTCACATGGCTGCTGCGCGAAAACTTGGGCGGAAACAGCAAAACTGCTATGATAGCTGCCATCTCTCCTGCTGACATCAACTATGACGAAACCCTGTCCACCTTAAG ATATGCAGATCGAGCCAAGCAGATCGTCTGCAAGGCTGTCGTCAACGAGGACGCCAACGCCAAACTCATCAGGGAGCTTAAAgaagaaatccaaaaactACGCGAACTGCTTAAGCAAGAGGGAATCGAAGTTCACGAAG GTATGGACATGGTGGAACGCAACAACAAGGAAAACGAGAAGCGGGCCCGAACACAGTCGACAACTGCAGAGGAGGCAGTGGACCAACTTCAAGCCAGCGAAAAACTCATTGCAG AACTCAACGAAACTTGGGaagaaaagcttaaaaaaaccGAAGCTATCCGCATCGAAAGAGAAGCGGTTTTCGCAGAAATGGGCGTGGCAATAAAGGACGGCAACACTGTGGGGATATTCTCCCCGAAGCGCACTCCACACTTGGTCAACTTGAACGAGGACCCCTACATGTCGGAATGCCTCATCTACTACATCAAAGACGGGGTGACACGTATCGGGTCCGCGGAAGCCAATTGTCCTCAGGACGTCCAGCTATCCGGGTCACATATCAAACCCGAGCACTGCATTTTCGAAAACAAAGATAGGAAAATCACCCTGATTCCCCTGAATGGGGCCCTGATGTATGTCAATGGTAGGGAAGTTACCGAGCCAATAGTGCTCAAGACGGGCTCCAGGGTGATCCTGGGCAAGAATCACGTATTCCGATTCACACATCCCGATGAAGTGAGAGAGATGCGCGAGAAGAACACTCCCGCTGAAACTGTGGACTGGAACTTCGCGCAGAACGAACTTTTAGAGAAGCAGGGTGTTGATTTGAAGGCGGAAATGCAGAAGAAGTTGGTTACGTTGGAGGAGCAGTACCGTAAGGAGAAGGAGGCAGCTGATCAGGCCTTTGACGAGCAGAGAAAG AGCTATGAAGCGAGAATTGATGCCCTGCAGAAACAGGTTGAGGAACAGATAATGACCATGTCTACTTATAGTTCTTATACTCCAGAGGACTTCAGCAATGACAATGACATATTCG AGTGCAACTGGACTGAAAAGGAATTCGAACTAGCGGCCACTGCTTGGCGCAAGTGGAAACATCACCAATTCACTTCCCTTCGGGACGATTTATGGGGCAATGCAATTTTCCTCAAAGAAGCCAACGCCATCAGCGTGGAACTTAAGAAGAAG GTGCAATTTCAATTCACACTCCTCACAGACACATTGTACTCACCTCTGCCGCCGGATTTGCGGCCGGTGATCGATTATGACCACGAAGACGAGGCCGCAGTGTCCAGAACTATTGTCGCTGTTGAGGTGCAAGATCTTAAGAACGGAGCAACACATTACTGGTCTTTGGATAAATTGCG TCAACGTTTGGAGTTAATGCGCGAAATGTACCACAACGAGGCAGAAATGTCCCCAACTTCCCCTGATTATAATGTGGAATCCCTCACCGGAGGAGATCCATTCTACGACAGATTCCCATGGTTCCGAATGGTAGGCCGAGGTTTCGTCTACCTCAGCAACCTCCTTTACCCAGTTACCCTCATCCATAAAGTGGCGATTGTGAGCGAAAAGGGAGACGTGAGAGGTTACTTGAGGGTGGCAGTGCAAGCTGTTATGGACGAAGACAATTCGGACCAAGTGGGAGTGAGGCAAAGCGCGCGGATTGCTTTTGAGTCTACTCCTAAAG CAGTCATTGATCGTAACATCCACAATATGGAGGACAGAATAATCGAGGGACACAACAACATCGATCCAATCAAGTTGGAAGAGTTGATTGAGTGCGATGCCGATTCAGGGAGAGGGGACAGTTCGGTCTCTTCTGACGTGAAAGAGGAGGAGATTCCCGAGCATATTATGCTAGGGAAGGAGTTTACTTTTAGGGTTACAGTGTTGCAGGCAGTGGGCATTTCCACTGAGTATGCGGACGTTTTTTGTCAGTTCAA TTTTCTTCATAGACACGATGAAGCATTTTCAACAGAACCAGTGAAAAACACTGGCAAAGGCACCCCTCTTGGGTTCTACCACGTTCAAAAT ATTACTGTCACATGCACTAAATCCTTTCTCGAATACATCAGAACCCAGCCGATAGTATTCGAAGTGTTTGGCCATTACCAGCAACATCCTTTGCACAAAGATGCCAAGCTGGAGGGCAGTCTGAGGCAACCTCCTCGCAGAATGCTACCCCCCTCTATTCCTATCTCTCAGCCCGTACGATCAAGTAAATTCGGGGCTTTGCCTAGTCCATGCACTGCACACATTCACGCGAAG GTGGATGTGCTGGTTTGGTTTGAGATTTGTGAACTGGCTCCTAATGGAGAGTACGTGCCTGTGGTAGTCGAGCACAGCGACGATTTGCCGTGTAGAGGGTTGTTTTTGCTTCACCAG GGCATTCAACGCCGAATCCGTATTACCATAGTGCACGATCAGGCCTCCGAAATCAAATGGAGGGATGTGCGAGAATTGGTTGTTGGGCGCATCAGAAACTCTCCCGAATCTGAAGAGGACGAAGACACCGACAACTCTGTCCTGTCTTTAGGTTTATTCCCAG GGGAATACTTGGAGATTTCAGGAGATGATCGAGTTATGTTTAGGTTCGAGGCCGCTTGGGACAGTTCCCTGCACAACTCTCCCCTTTTGAATAGGGTGACGTCTCCCGGGGAGCAAATATTTATGACTATCTCTGCCTATTTAGAA TTGGAGAATTGCGGTCGGCCTGCCATAATAACTAAAGACTTGAGCATGGTGATGTATGGGAGGGACGCTCGCACTGGTCCTAGATCATTGAAACACCTGTTTTCGGGCGCTTATAGAAATGCCGAGGCCAACAGGCTTTCTGGGGTGTATGAGTTGCTGTTGAGACGCGCCAGCGAAGCAG gcGTCCAAAGACGTCAAAGACGCGTCCTAGACACCAGCTCCACTTACGTGCGAGGAGAGGAAAATCTTCACGGCTGGCGCCCACGTGGGGATTCTCTGATATTCGACCATCAATGGGAATTGGAGAAGCTCACCCGATTGGAGGAAGTAGAGAG GGTGCGCCATACTCTGTTATTGCGGGAGAGATTGGGCCTGGATCGGTACCacaatcataaaaacaaattccagCTGGAATACACCACCAAGAGCGAAAAGGAGGTGTGCAATATGGTGGCCAAGAACAATCTAAATCAGTCCTACCAAG cCAACAACGACGCAACCTACGAATACTGCGAGCGTGAGAATCAGCTGCTCAACAAGTGCGTTCGCTTGATCCAAGGCAAGCCTCGAGACAACAAAGacctgaaaaataatgaagttacCAGTCCCACTGACGAAATGACCGATATGAGCACCAGCATGGTCTCTAGCGTTATGACGAATAGTTCCATTGAGCTGTGCTCTCCTGAAAGGACGCCCTTGATTGGTGAATGCGCCCCTTTCCCGTCGATGCCGGCTTCCCCTCCAG GACCTAGAGACCCAGAGTTGGTACTCTACGTGCCTGACATGGAGGAAATCAGAATTTCTCCAGTGGTGGCGCGCAAAGGTTATCTCAACGTCTTGGAGCATAAAACCCATGGATGGAAGAAGCGATGGGTG GCGGTGCGCAGACCGTACGTTTTTATCTTCCGCGACGAAAAAGACCCGGTAGAACGCGCCCTGATCAATTTAGCCACAGCTCAAGTAGAGTACTCAGAAGATCAGCTGGCCATG GTGCGAGTTCCCAATACATTCAGTGTGGTGAGTAAACATCGGGGCTATCTCTTGCAGACTTTACACGAAAAAGAGGTTCACGATTGGTTGTACGCCATTAATCCGTTGTTGGCCGGACAAATTCGCTCGAAATCTGCAAGGAGACAACCCTCAAACAAAGAAAAAGAGGTAAACTCTGACACAACGGTGACTGTAACGGCGAAATGA